In the Diachasmimorpha longicaudata isolate KC_UGA_2023 chromosome 1, iyDiaLong2, whole genome shotgun sequence genome, one interval contains:
- the LOC135162888 gene encoding ribosome biogenesis regulatory protein homolog has protein sequence MDVVNAILQEDNEDKSRSTKVDKLIELDIDEGTLLASDYNAFDNEQLRSNKEEFFKALTRDNVQLLLNKIWVLPTERVDEAIVAKLPKSTYIVPRARVVPKPKPLTKWQQFAKEKGIRSKKKGKSKLKWDEELNKWIPTFGYKRAAAQEQKDWLVEVGPDNTPKADPRETTSNAKQERVAKNELQRLRNLAKAKNVKIPRVGLPTNEQFSSAKHLATATTVARVSTASVGKFQDKLPKEKDSKDKVAKEVPGMRKKRKAPPLNIAEEKRRNTDLVSEIVNRKKSKDLLRVDIPTVPAAISRAERKSKKGGKKSVGSKKPKAGKGKRDLHTKVGGRKRRG, from the exons ATGGATGTTGTCAACGCAATTCTCCAGGAAGATAATGAGGATAAGAGTCGTTCGACTAAAgtggataaattaattgaacttGATATCGATGAGGGAACACTTCTTGCATCGGATTACAATGCATTTGATAATGAACAACTCAG ATCGAATAAAGAAGAGTTCTTCAAAGCCTTGACGCGAGACAACGTTCAGCTCCTCCTGAACAAAATATGGGTACTTCCAACTGAGAGAGTGGATGAAGCGATTGTTGCTAAACTCCCCAAGTCCACGTACATTGTTCCAAGGGCAAGGGTCGTGCCAAAACCAAAGCCACTAACGAAATGGCAACAGTTTGCTAAAGAAAAGGGTATTAGGTCGAAGAAGAAGGGCAAATCCAAACTCAAATGGGACGAAGAGCTCAAC AAATGGATTCCAACATTTGGATACAAACGAGCGGCGGCTCAGGAGCAAAAAGACTGGTTGGTGGAGGTTGGACCTGACAATACACCAAAAGCAGACCCCAGAGAGACTACTAGTAATGCCAAACAGGAAAGAGTGGCTAAGAATGAGCTCCAAAGGCTTAGGAATCTTGCAAAAGCCAAAAATGTTAAAATCCCCAGAGTTGGACTTCCAACCAATGAGCAATTTTCATCTGCCAAACATCTGGCAACAGCAACCACAGTTGCCAGAGTTTCCACAGCATCTGTAGGAAAATTCCAGGATAA ATTACCGAAGGAGAAGGATTCGAAGGATAAAGTTGCTAAAGAAGTCCCTGGGATGAGGAAGAAAAGGAAGGCACCACCACTGAACATTGCTGAAGAGAAAAGACGTAATACAGATTTAGTCAGTGAAATTGTCAACAGAAAGAAATCTAAAGACCTTCTGAGGGTGGATATTCCAACCGTTCCTGCTGCGAT aTCAAGGGCAGAGAGGAAATCGAAAAAAGGCGGCAAAAAATCTGTTGGAAGCAAAAAACCGAAAGCTGGAAAGGGCAAACGCGATCTTCACACTAAAGTTGGTGGTAGAAAACGTAGAGGATAA
- the LOC135162879 gene encoding mediator of RNA polymerase II transcription subunit 28-like, which translates to MATPTNGSGNLVEEFDEAFQQCLNVLTKEEGLSNNSIGSSLAVDKDEARMEVEQVTLRFIDLARQMEAFFLQKRFLLSALKPELVVKEDINDLKLELTRKDDLIKRHYEKIALWQHLLADLQGWAKSPAQGPAPNGLANGNQAPQGQPGANGTGGAQIPPQPPQAPQMLQHQHQLQQQQLQMQHSQMQQQQMHQQVQQGAGAAAVPPGLQGVNVVQQGMFMGQGGVAGRGGFPVGGVGVGSSSLQGPLAFLEKTTSNIGMPERRS; encoded by the exons ATGGCAACACCAACTAATGGAAGTGGAAACCTAGTAGAGGAGTTCGACGAAGCGTTTCAg CAATGCCTGAATGTTTTAACCAAAGAGGAAGGTCTGAGCAACAACAGCATTGGCAGCAGCTTGGCAGTTGACAAAGACGAGGCTCGGATGGAAGTGGAGCAGGTTACCCTGAGATTCATAGACTTGGCAAGGCAGATGGAGGCTTTTTTCTTACAAAAAAGATTTCTCTTGTCTGCATTGAAACCGGAATTGGTAGTCAAAGAAGACATCAATGACCTCAAATTGGAGTTGACAAGAAAAGATGACCTCATAAAAAGGCATTACGAGAAGATTGCACTTTGGCAACACCTCCTAGCTGATCTTCAGGGATGGGCAAAATCACCAGCACAAGGACCAGCCCCGAACG gtttaGCAAATGGTAATCAAGCACCTCAAGGCCAGCCCGGCGCAAATGGCACAGGAGGTGCACAAATACCCCCTCAACCACCGCAGGCGCCCCAAATGCTTCAACATCAGCATCAACTACAGCAGCAACAGCTGCAGATGCAGCACAGCCAAATGCAACAGCAACAAATGCACCAACAG GTCCAGCAGGGCGCCGGGGCAGCTGCCGTACCTCCAGGACTTCAGGGCGTTAACGTGGTACAACAGGGAATGTTCATGGGCCAAGGTGGTGTTGCGGGACGTGGTGGTTTTCCAGTCGGTGGCGTAGGTGTTGGTAGCAGTTCACTGCAAGGTCCACTTGCATTCCTGGAGAAGACAACGAGCAACATAGGGATGCCCGAGAGGCGGAGTTGA
- the LOC135162789 gene encoding E3 ubiquitin-protein ligase COP1-like isoform X1 codes for MATTPGNSAAADGSMNPMIKRQVPSTNVLHGIGGSIEDKNSDYLCPICFEVIDEAHITRCGHTFCYKCITKTLESLGRCPKCNFNLGQQDIFPNFLLNELVSKYKTRIKGIGEFGCVHADGRRRESGSDLLVPPCDGLRDFVAAESANLTLPDVNVMLEVLTQRKLLLEAESCAAQNKLLHEFLKHLLQQKEEQRNQLQKEVALIKRDMEEVESILKDVQSKCPRIEDLKRTRENETAQMSAIRKEMIDLIDIIDSNMVKHDDNIPKPEHSTVSTLAVRRKRMHAHFEDFVQCYFDARAKDLLLGLPKNPVNIDTVHGMSSGLDVFRDNLVKFSRYNSLRPLATLNYSSDIFNNSTIVSSIEFDKDNEFFAIAGVTKRIKVFDYGAVIRDTVDIHYPCIEMVSSSKISCVSWNSYHKGMLASSDYEGTVTVWDAATGQRTKAFQEHEKRCWSVDFNDVDTRLIASGSDDARVKLWSLNIDHSVASLEAKANVCCVKFNPRSSCHLAFGSADHCVHYYDLRNMKEALCIFKGHRKAVSYVKFINKEEIVSASTDSQLKVWNINNPHCLRSFVGHVNEKNFVGLATDGDYVACGSENNALYVYYKGLTKQLFSYKFDAVRTVLELHERREEDPNEFVSAVCWRQMSNVVVAANSQGIIKILELV; via the coding sequence ATGGCGACCACTCCAGGGAATAGTGCAGCAGCGGATGGCTCTATGAATCCAATGATCAAACGTCAAGTGCCAAGCACAAATGTACTTCATGGCATTGGTGGATCAATTGAGGACAAGAATAGCGATTATTTGTGTCCAATTTGCTTTGAAGTAATCGATGAAGCTCATATAACACGCTGCGGTCACACTTTCTGCTACAAATGCATCACAAAAACATTGGAAAGCCTTGGGAGATGTCCAAAATGCAATTTTAACCTAGGCCAGCAGGatattttcccaaatttcTTGCTAAATGAGCTTGTCTCGAAATACAAAACAAGAATAAAAGGTATAGGTGAATTTGGTTGTGTTCATGCCGATGGTAGAAGAAGGGAAAGTGGTTCAGACTTGTTAGTTCCTCCTTGCGATGGCTTACGAGATTTTGTAGCAGCTGAGAGTGCTAATCTAACACTTCCTGATGTTAATGTTATGCTAGAAGTACTGACACAGAGAAAACTACTGCTGGAGGCAGAGTCCTGTGCAGCTCAGAACAAACTCCTTCACGAATTTCTCAAGCATCTGCTCCAGCAGAAGGAGGAACAGCGTAATCAATTGCAGAAGGAAGTTGCACTGATAAAACGAGATATGGAAGAAGTTGAGTCTATTCTCAAAGACGTCCAGAGCAAGTGTCCTCGTATTGAGGATTTAAAACGTACAAGGGAAAATGAGACCGCACAAATGTCGGCTATTCGTAAAGAAATGATAGATCTGATAGATATCATTGACTCTAATATGGTTAAGCACGACGATAATATACCAAAACCTGAGCACTCAACAGTATCAACATTAGCTGTGAGACGCAAACGAATGCACGCACATTTTGAGGACTTTGTCCAATGCTATTTTGACGCAAGAGCTAAAGATCTACTACTTGGTCTACCAAAAAATCCAGTCAACATTGATACAGTCCATGGCATGTCATCAGGCTTGGATGTCTTCAGGGATAATTTAGTCAAATTCTCACGTTACAACTCCCTCCGACCTCTGGCAACACTTAATTATTCATCTGATATTTTCAACAACTCAACGATCGTTTCCAGCATCGAGTTCGACAAGGACAACGAATTTTTTGCTATTGCAGGTGTTACGAAGCGCATCAAGGTATTTGATTATGGTGCAGTGATAAGGGACACAGTAGATATTCATTATCCATGCATTGAAATGGTGTCGAGCTCAAAGATATCGTGTGTATCATGGAATTCTTATCATAAGGGCATGCTGGCCTCGTCCGATTATGAAGGAACAGTAACCGTTTGGGATGCAGCCACGGGGCAGAGGACAAAGGCCTTTCAGGAGCATGAGAAGAGATGTTGGTCAGTTGATTTTAATGACGTTGACACGAGGTTGATAGCCTCGGGCTCGGACGACGCTAGAGTTAAACTTTGGTCACTCAATATTGATCATTCAGTAGCCTCTTTAGAAGCCAAAGCCAATGTTTGTTGTGTCAAATTTAACCCCAGGAGCTCTTGTCATTTGGCTTTTGGCTCAGCTGATCACTGTGTACATTACTATGATTTGAGAAATATGAAGGAGGCATTGTGCATCTTCAAGGGCCATCGCAAAGCTGTTTCATAtgttaaatttataaataaggAAGAAATTGTCTCAGCAAGTACTGATTCACAGCTGAAAGTATGGAATATCAATAATCCACATTGCTTGAGATCATTTGTGGGGCAtgttaatgagaaaaattttgttggacTCGCTACCGATGGCGATTATGTTGCCTGTGGTTCCGAGAATAATGCACTGTATGTCTATTACAAAGGACTTACCAAGCAACTCTTCTCGTACAAGTTTGATGCAGTCAGGACTGTTTTGGAGCTGCATGAGAGAAGGGAGGAAGATCCTAATGAATTTGTGTCGGCAGTCTGCTGGAGACAAATGTCCAATGTTGTAGTGGCTGCTAATTCACAGGGAATTATCAAGATTTTAGAGCTCGTTTGA